The proteins below come from a single Saccharophagus degradans 2-40 genomic window:
- a CDS encoding carbohydrate-binding protein, whose translation MKTTKCALAALFFSTPLMAADWDGIPVPADPGNGNTWELQSLSDDFNYAAPANGKSTTFYSRWSEGFINAWLGPGQTEFYGPNASVEGGHLIIKATRKPGTTQIYTGAIHSNESFTYPLYLEARTKITNLTLANAFWLLSSDSTEEIDVLESYGSDRATETWFDERLHLSHHVFIRQPFQDYQPKDAGSWYPNPDGGTWRDQFFRIGVYWIDPWTLEYYVNGELVRTVSGPEMIDPYGYTNGTGLSKPMQVIFDAEHQPWRDEQGTAPPTDAELADSSRNQFLIDWVRFYKPVASNNGGGDPGNGGTPGNGGSGDTVVVEMANFSATGKEGSAVAGDTFTGFNPSGANNINYNTLGDWADYTVNFPAAGNYTVNLIAASPVTSGLGADILVDSSYAGTIPVSSTGAWEIYNTFSLPSSIYIASAGNHTIRVQSSGGSAWQWNGDELRFTQTDADTGTNPPSTASIAVEAENFNAVGGTFSDGQAQPVSVYTVNGNTAINYVNQGDYADYTIAVAQAGNYTISYQAGSGVTGGSIEFLVNENGSWASKTVTAVPNQGWDNFQPLNGGSVYLSAGTHQVRLHGAGSNNWQWNLDKFTLSN comes from the coding sequence ATGAAAACCACCAAATGCGCCCTAGCTGCGCTCTTCTTCAGTACCCCTCTTATGGCTGCAGATTGGGACGGAATTCCTGTCCCAGCGGACCCAGGGAATGGCAACACCTGGGAGCTACAGTCCCTTTCTGACGATTTCAACTATGCGGCCCCAGCTAACGGCAAAAGCACCACCTTCTATAGCCGCTGGAGCGAAGGCTTTATCAATGCTTGGCTCGGCCCGGGGCAAACCGAGTTTTACGGCCCCAATGCTTCGGTAGAAGGCGGCCACCTTATTATTAAGGCCACTCGCAAGCCAGGTACTACTCAAATTTACACTGGAGCAATTCACTCCAATGAAAGTTTTACCTACCCATTGTATTTGGAAGCGCGCACCAAAATTACAAACCTCACCCTCGCCAACGCATTTTGGCTACTAAGCTCAGATTCCACCGAAGAGATTGATGTGCTGGAGTCTTACGGCAGCGACCGTGCAACAGAAACGTGGTTTGACGAACGCCTACACTTAAGCCATCACGTTTTTATCCGCCAGCCATTTCAAGACTACCAACCGAAAGATGCAGGCAGCTGGTACCCCAACCCCGATGGCGGCACTTGGCGCGACCAATTTTTCCGTATAGGTGTTTATTGGATAGACCCATGGACACTGGAGTATTACGTGAATGGCGAATTAGTGCGCACTGTAAGCGGCCCAGAAATGATTGACCCGTACGGTTACACCAACGGCACAGGCCTAAGTAAACCCATGCAAGTTATTTTCGATGCAGAGCATCAGCCTTGGCGCGACGAACAAGGTACTGCCCCACCCACCGACGCAGAGCTAGCCGACTCGAGTCGCAATCAATTCTTAATTGACTGGGTGCGATTCTACAAACCCGTGGCAAGCAACAATGGTGGCGGCGACCCAGGCAATGGCGGCACCCCAGGTAATGGTGGCAGTGGCGATACTGTAGTGGTAGAAATGGCCAACTTCTCTGCCACAGGTAAAGAAGGCTCTGCAGTTGCAGGCGACACTTTCACAGGCTTCAACCCCAGCGGCGCGAACAACATCAACTACAACACCTTAGGGGATTGGGCAGACTACACGGTGAACTTCCCCGCTGCCGGTAATTACACCGTAAACCTAATTGCAGCCTCGCCGGTTACATCTGGGCTGGGTGCAGATATTTTGGTAGACAGCAGTTACGCAGGCACCATACCTGTTAGCAGCACCGGAGCTTGGGAGATATACAACACCTTTAGCTTGCCCAGCTCGATTTATATCGCAAGCGCAGGCAATCATACTATTCGCGTACAAAGCTCCGGCGGTAGCGCTTGGCAGTGGAACGGCGACGAACTTCGCTTTACCCAAACGGATGCGGATACAGGCACCAATCCACCCAGTACAGCCAGCATAGCGGTTGAAGCCGAAAACTTTAACGCGGTGGGCGGCACCTTTAGCGATGGTCAAGCTCAACCTGTTAGCGTTTACACCGTTAACGGCAACACTGCCATTAACTACGTAAACCAAGGCGATTATGCCGACTACACCATTGCTGTTGCCCAAGCGGGTAACTACACCATTAGCTATCAAGCTGGCAGTGGCGTAACAGGTGGTAGCATAGAGTTTTTGGTTAACGAAAACGGAAGCTGGGCCAGTAAAACCGTTACCGCCGTACCAAACCAAGGTTGGGATAACTTCCAACCCTTAAACGGAGGCAGCGTTTACCTAAGCGCAGGCACCCACCAAGTTCGTTTACACGGCGCTGGCAGCAACAACTGGCAGTGGAACCTAGATAAGTTCACGCTTAGCAACTAA
- a CDS encoding adenylate/guanylate cyclase domain-containing protein — MSDSKQADPNIEYSLRQNDIRALICCAAAGTLLVNVSWSSLFVIESLVAMSVLSYALGSYLWLKQISHGPRAATLFDRVMTMDAAVIGLVVSFSGFNILPTILFITMIQFNSLINGGVKKWAIDNVAFFVGVGFTFLIREPQLVFSDKLEISAVSLIGIFTYFCAYALYAHNRIHKLELSNKKLVNEQTLYKLRTYKLARYLTPTVWKAVNEGREKDLSTERKRVTVFFSDIMGFSALSEELEAETLTDILNTYLTEMTKIATKHKGTIDKFMGDGVMIVFGDNESAGVKTDCLRCVAMSIEMRRKMKELQTKWYNQGIKKPLQIRMGINTGYCTVGSFGTNHYMDYTVLGTHVNLASRLESAASPGEILVSHETWALIKDVVMCRDKGEISAKGFSHAIKVYEVADFRKDLGKQQSYFEHNSEGFSMHLDLDKIRNYDKDKVITYLERAADKLRDKIIS; from the coding sequence ATGAGCGACTCCAAACAAGCAGACCCCAATATTGAATACTCCCTGCGCCAGAACGATATTCGCGCACTGATTTGCTGCGCAGCAGCAGGCACCTTGCTGGTTAATGTATCTTGGTCTTCTTTATTTGTAATTGAATCTTTAGTTGCCATGTCTGTACTAAGTTATGCACTTGGCAGCTACTTATGGCTTAAACAAATCTCGCATGGCCCGCGCGCCGCCACTTTATTTGATCGCGTAATGACCATGGACGCGGCCGTTATAGGCTTGGTGGTTAGCTTTTCGGGCTTTAACATTCTGCCCACCATTTTATTTATCACGATGATCCAATTTAACAGCCTAATTAATGGCGGGGTTAAAAAATGGGCAATCGATAATGTGGCATTTTTTGTGGGCGTGGGGTTTACCTTTTTAATTCGCGAACCTCAGCTGGTTTTCTCCGATAAACTCGAAATTAGCGCCGTTAGCCTAATTGGCATATTTACTTATTTTTGCGCTTACGCTCTGTATGCGCACAACCGTATTCACAAACTCGAATTAAGCAACAAAAAGCTTGTTAACGAACAAACGCTCTACAAGTTACGCACCTACAAACTCGCTCGCTATTTAACGCCAACGGTTTGGAAAGCCGTAAACGAAGGCAGAGAGAAAGACCTAAGTACCGAGCGCAAGCGCGTTACGGTATTTTTCTCCGACATTATGGGGTTTAGCGCACTTTCTGAAGAGCTGGAAGCAGAAACGCTTACCGATATTCTTAACACCTACCTCACCGAAATGACCAAAATCGCCACCAAGCACAAGGGCACCATCGATAAGTTTATGGGCGATGGGGTAATGATTGTATTCGGCGATAATGAAAGTGCTGGCGTAAAAACAGACTGCTTGCGCTGTGTCGCTATGTCTATTGAAATGCGCCGCAAAATGAAAGAGCTGCAAACCAAGTGGTACAACCAAGGTATTAAAAAGCCGTTACAAATACGTATGGGCATCAATACGGGGTACTGCACCGTTGGGTCGTTTGGCACCAACCACTATATGGACTACACCGTACTTGGTACCCACGTAAACCTTGCTAGCCGTTTAGAGTCTGCGGCCTCGCCTGGTGAAATTTTAGTTTCGCACGAAACCTGGGCGCTAATTAAAGATGTAGTAATGTGTAGAGACAAAGGCGAAATATCGGCCAAAGGTTTCAGCCACGCAATAAAAGTGTATGAAGTGGCCGACTTCCGCAAAGATTTAGGCAAACAGCAAAGCTATTTTGAGCACAACTCTGAAGGCTTTTCTATGCACCTAGACCTAGACAAGATTCGCAATTACGACAAAGACAAAGTCATTACCTATTTAGAGCGCGCAGCAGACAAATTGCGCGACAAAATCATTTCTTAA
- the queF gene encoding NADPH-dependent 7-cyano-7-deazaguanine reductase QueF (Catalyzes the NADPH-dependent reduction of 7-cyano-7-deazaguanine (preQ0) to 7-aminomethyl-7-deazaguanine (preQ1) in queuosine biosynthesis), which produces MSSIELGKQAEYPEQYSPDCLEPIARSLSRSGLGLNASALPFTGLDVWTGYELSWLDLSGKPQVAIGYFEFDAKTDAIVESKSFKYYLNSFNQTRFESWAAVQTLMQQDLANASGGDVNVRLEPLSAVSPLETPAGQCIDDCPLEAAVYTPDAALLKVEQGEVSEQLFSHLLKSNCPVTGQPDWATVWVSYRGNKITPESLLAYVVSYRQHQDFHENCVEKIFTDIMAQCAPVELSVYARYTRRGGLDINPFRTNCGAALPGWRIVRQ; this is translated from the coding sequence ATGTCGAGTATTGAATTAGGTAAACAAGCCGAATACCCCGAGCAATATAGCCCAGACTGTTTAGAGCCTATCGCCCGCAGCTTATCGCGCAGCGGGTTAGGCCTGAATGCATCGGCATTGCCATTCACGGGTTTAGATGTATGGACGGGGTACGAGCTGTCGTGGTTGGATTTATCTGGCAAGCCGCAAGTGGCCATAGGTTATTTTGAGTTCGATGCTAAAACTGATGCGATTGTGGAGTCTAAGTCATTTAAATATTACTTAAACTCGTTTAACCAAACGCGCTTCGAAAGTTGGGCAGCGGTACAAACGCTTATGCAGCAAGATTTAGCTAACGCCAGTGGTGGCGATGTAAATGTGCGTCTAGAGCCGCTCAGCGCGGTTTCACCGCTAGAAACCCCTGCAGGGCAGTGTATAGATGATTGCCCGTTAGAGGCGGCTGTATACACGCCAGATGCCGCATTGCTAAAAGTGGAGCAGGGCGAGGTAAGCGAGCAGTTGTTTAGCCACTTATTGAAAAGTAATTGCCCAGTAACCGGCCAACCAGATTGGGCGACGGTATGGGTGTCTTATCGCGGCAATAAAATTACGCCAGAGTCATTGTTGGCTTATGTTGTGTCTTATAGGCAGCACCAAGACTTTCACGAAAATTGTGTAGAAAAAATATTCACCGATATTATGGCTCAGTGCGCGCCTGTAGAGCTCAGTGTGTACGCAAGGTATACGCGCAGAGGTGGGCTGGATATTAACCCTTTTAGAACTAATTGCGGGGCTGCTTTGCCTGGTTGGCGAATAGTTAGGCAGTAA